The Oncorhynchus kisutch isolate 150728-3 unplaced genomic scaffold, Okis_V2 Okis01b-Okis20b_hom, whole genome shotgun sequence genome contains the following window.
tgggaccgagaaactgaaaaacagcttctttctcaaggccatcagactgtttaaaacttcttaaggctgcaatcccgttaacgggatcgatatgccaacagccagtgaaagtgcagggcgccaaattcaaaacaacagaaatctcataattaaaattcctcaaacatacaggtATTTTATACCTTTTTAAAAGGTAAtcgtgttgttaatcccaccacagtgtctgatttcaaatatgATTTTCAGCGAaaacaccacaaacgattatgttaggtcacccccaagccacagaaaaaacacagccatttttccagtaaaattaatcactaacctttgatgatcttggggcggcagggtagcctagtggttagagcggactagtaacagaaaggttgcaagttcaaatccctgagctgacaaggtacaaatctgtgttctgcccctgaacatgcagttaacccactgttcctaggccgtcattgaaaataagaatttgttcttaactgacttgcctagttaaataaaggtaaaaacatttttttttataaaataaaatcagatgacactcataggacttcatgttacacaatacatgtatgttttgtttgatgaagttcatatacaaaaatctgagtttacattggcgtgttacgttcactagttccaaaaacatccaatgATTTTGCATACCCACATCGATTCAACTTAAATactcataaatgtagatgataatacaagttatacacatggaattatagatatacctctccttaatgcaactgctgtgtcagatttcaaaaaaacgttacggaaaaagcaaagCATGCAATAATTTTGGAGTCAACATAAaccagaaattacatgataaatattcccttacctttgatgatcttcatcagaatgcactcccaggaatcccaggtctacaataaatgcttgatttgttcgataatgtccattatttatgtacaattagctacttttgttagagCGTTTGGTACACCTATCCAAACGCTGGTGCTGGTCGACCATttcttcggacaaaaacttcaaaaagttatattacaggtcaaagAAACTAAAATGTCAAACTAAGTACAGGAAGTTTTAGGAAGTTTTTATCATacatcttcaataaagttccaaccggagaattcctttgtgtcttgaggTGGAACGGAACGCAGGAAAATATCATTTGGTATGCGCGTGACCgggaaatggctctctgccagtagcctgactcattcccctcttattcagtcccacaacacagtagaagcctcattcaattttctatagacggttgacatctagtggaagccctaggaagtgcaacttgatccatatcccactgtgtattcaataagggctgggttgaaaatcgaccaacctcagatttcccacttcctgtttggatttcttctgaggtttttgcctgccatatgagttctgttatactcactgtACACTGATGCCAGCGATGTAGGAGCAAGGGCTGCTTTGTACACTGATGCCAGCGATGTAGGAGCAGGGGCTGCTTTGTACACTGATGCCAGCGATGTAGGAGCAGGGGCTGCTTTGTACACTGATGCCAGCGATGTAGGAGCAGGGGCTGCTTTGTGCACTGATGCCAGCGATGTAGGAGCAGGGGCTGCTTTGTACACTGATGCCAGCGATGTAGGAGCAGGGCTGCTTTGTACACTGATGCCAGCGATGTAGGAGCAGGGGCTGCTTTGTACACTGATGCCAGCGATGTAGGAGCAGGGGCTGCTCTGTACACTGATGCCAGCGATGTAGGAGCAAGGACTgctttgtcattacagggtattgatgAGAATTAtttcatttaatcaattttggaataaggctgtaacataacaaaatgtggaaaaattcaatgggtctgattactttccgaatgcaccataaccccactgtatatagtggtttcatttcaagtcaCAAAGTGCTTCACATCATGGAGTttaaacagtctctctctccttctctcgcccccaaacctctcactttctctcatcCCTTCTGTCTCTTCCATTTTCTTCCCCACTCCTCTCATACTCGCtctcctcctttttctctctctctttctcctccctcgcCTCCCTCCCTTTAGTTCAGTAATGCCTTTATcagcccctcctctcttctcccttcctctcctccttctgctTTCTCAACTGGACTCCGCCCTCACCTGTCGTACTGCCAGCCAATCCCAGTGTGACTCTGCACCCTTTGTCCCCGGTCACAACCTGGCAGGGGAGGGTTTCGATGTGGTGACCCTGAAACGTAAAGGGGCCTACCTGATTGACCTGAGGACCTACCTGTCCCCCAGTAAAACCTGTACACTGTGTAGTAACCCCCTACAGGGGAACGAGCTGCAGAAAATACCCCTGTCTGTTGTAGACTGGAGGCCCTACAGCCACTGTACTGAGGATATCTCCAGCCACTCTCATGCGTCTGTCAGGTGAGTAGGATGGTTTCTGACTGTTTCCTTGATGGAAATTGGACAGtaaacatctctcctctgctctcctctcctcatctatcctctcctcctctcctccagtaaccTGGCACAGTCCACTACCAACGAGATCTCTACAAAATGGAAGGGGGGTTTGAGTAATGAGGCGAAGGTGTCTGTAAGCGTACCTGTGGGACCGGTGATTGTGAGTGTGGAGAAGGATGTGGGTGCTAGCATAGAGATGGGAGGGTCCCAGTCGGATGTAGCCATCTTTGCCACGACCAAGACCAAAGAGGACCACCACTCTTTCTTCTCACAGAACCTACGCTGCTGTCACTAcaggtaataataacaataatgatttgttaaaaaaacgaaacaaaatgtgaaaacaaTATGACCTCATGTGATTTTATTTACAACACGGGATGCAAAATGTAAAAATGACAACATTTTAGACAAAAACCTCCAGACCATTCAACAGCATCCCAAGGACGTCCAAAAAACATCCTCGGGGACATCCCTGGAACAAACCGGGAACTAGACAtaaacctccaggggaccatgacaaaACGTTCTGAGATTGTTCTGGAACGATTGTTTTAGGTTGGAGGAAGTGATTGGCTTGCTCTGAAAAGGCAGTGCTACCCTCCTATGGAACAGGACCAACTAGCCCTGGGCTAAGTGCAGTGCTAACCCTGCTATGGAACAGGACCAGTTAGCCCTGGGCTAAGTGCAGTGCTAACCCTCCTATGGAACAGGACCAGCTAGCCCTGGGCTAGGTGCAGTGATAACACAGCTAGAAAGTATCAAAAAAGGACAGCAAGTGGGTCCATTTAAACTCTGAGAACTCATCCATATACTTCTTTCCATTCCACGCAGAAGGAAGTCTTTGAACTGCTGTGTGTTATAGGGAGCTCATTCCAGGGTTGGCTTGCTGGAGAAACTAAAGTATTTCCGATTAAAAACTGTAAATCagatttacagacagatttaaaTCAATGGCATGTACcgacttgtttaaaaaataagaaaatatatATTGAAAACCATGTTTAGTAAAATAACTAGGCAGGACATTCTCTACTTTTAAATCAACAATCAAATCAACAatcaaacaaacattttttttttaatctctAATTTGTATTTTGATCAGATCAGAATTGGCCAAAGATCAGAATTGGtgtgcctgtgtaaacgcagccacaGTGTCACAGATACATTGTCACTGTGTCCGCGGCCCAGTTAATCTAACTATTCTCTCTGTCATCGTTGATTGAATTGACTTATTTCAGCAGTTTAAgagttttctgtatagttgtctaatttCGGTGTAAAGTTGTGTAATTTAAGTGTATAGTTGTATAATTTTGGTGGGTTAAATTATGCTGTTTTAATGTTGCTCTTGGatcactatgataaatataatAGTTTTTATTGagtgtatttttttaacaaagctGAAATTAACTTTGAAGTCCAATGTGTTACAGTTGATATCAATAATTGACACAGGATATGGTAGAAGGATACAGGATATGGTAGAAGGATACAGGATATGGTAGAAGGATACAGGATATCGTAGAAGGATACAGGATATGGTAGAAGGAAGCTCAAAATGCTGTGAACCAAGacgttgtgagttcaaatcccagacgAGGACATGTTACATAAGCCTGGCTGTATAAATACACAATGTAGTATTTTCACATTCCAAA
Protein-coding sequences here:
- the LOC116358832 gene encoding perforin-1-like, coding for MPLSAPPLFSLPLLLLLSQLDSALTCRTASQSQCDSAPFVPGHNLAGEGFDVVTLKRKGAYLIDLRTYLSPSKTCTLCSNPLQGNELQKIPLSVVDWRPYSHCTEDISSHSHASVSNLAQSTTNEISTKWKGGLSNEAKVSVSVPVGPVIVSVEKDVGASIEMGGSQSDVAIFATTKTKEDHHSFFSQNLRCCHYSYRTPNTPTLSDEFRKDIDRLSPYSKTSKAQYRRLIDTYGTHYIRQVDLGGRLTMTTAIHTCQASHSGLSTNQVYIHLVQGSPILFVENCPPVGFRSNPS